In a single window of the Bombus huntii isolate Logan2020A unplaced genomic scaffold, iyBomHunt1.1 ctg00000061.1, whole genome shotgun sequence genome:
- the LOC126875975 gene encoding venom serine protease Bi-VSP-like isoform X2, which translates to MIEYRIGAWPWIVALGFRNPRNPDKPLWKCGGSLISARHVLTAAHCAHMDGIENIHNHNIAILRLVEEVPFSRYVYPICTKELLRKSNFVGYNPLVAGWGALRYRRPRRNALMEVQMPVIKNAECKIAYSKFPNAPDVTDGIICAERAQGGKDSCTAVNLEAGVQRSGTMMWADDIYNYQGITPTFAQNFNETVPWEGRTDTLISRIFMFSNQ; encoded by the exons atgatcgaatatcgaatag gcgcttggccatggatcgttgcattaggttttcgtaatccccgaaacccagacaaaccactatggaagtgcggaggttccctgatatcggctaggcatgttttgaccgcagcacattgtgcacatatggatggaatagaaaacatacacaatcataatattgccattcttagattggtggaggaggtgccattttcga ggtacgtatatcccatttgtacgaaagagctcctgcgaaagagcaacttcgtcggctataacccccttgttgctggatggggagcattaagatata gacgaccacgacgtaatgcattaatggaagtacaaatgccagtgattaagaacgccgaatgcaaaatagcttattccaaatttcctaatgcacctgatgtcactgatggtataatatgcgccgaacgtGCTCAGGGTGGaaaggattcttgtacg gctgttaatctagaggctggagtacaaagaagtggcacaatgatgtgggctgatgacatttataattatcaaggaatcacccctacattcgctcag aattttaatgaaactgtcccttgggaaggaagaactgataccttgatatcacg gatatttatgtttagtaaccagtaa
- the LOC126875975 gene encoding venom serine protease Bi-VSP-like isoform X3, with amino-acid sequence MYIHNYDYCILGAWPWIVALGFRNPRNPDKPLWKCGGSLISARHVLTAAHCAHMDGIENIHNHNIAILRLVEEVPFSRYVYPICTKELLRKSNFVGYNPLVAGWGALRYRRPRRNALMEVQMPVIKNAECKIAYSKFPNAPDVTDGIICAERAQGGKDSCTADRGGPLLIQHELTSYLIDYRFLYDSQ; translated from the exons atgtatattcacaactatgactattgcattttaggcgcttggccatggatcgttgcattaggttttcgtaatccccgaaacccagacaaaccactatggaagtgcggaggttccctgatatcggctaggcatgttttgaccgcagcacattgtgcacatatggatggaatagaaaacatacacaatcataatattgccattcttagattggtggaggaggtgccattttcga ggtacgtatatcccatttgtacgaaagagctcctgcgaaagagcaacttcgtcggctataacccccttgttgctggatggggagcattaagatata gacgaccacgacgtaatgcattaatggaagtacaaatgccagtgattaagaacgccgaatgcaaaatagcttattccaaatttcctaatgcacctgatgtcactgatggtataatatgcgccgaacgtGCTCAGGGTGGaaaggattcttgtacg gctgaccgcggcggaccactgctgatacaacatgaattaacctcgtatttaatag attatagattcctatacgactctcagtaa
- the LOC126875975 gene encoding venom serine protease Bi-VSP-like isoform X1, with product MYIHNYDYCILGAWPWIVALGFRNPRNPDKPLWKCGGSLISARHVLTAAHCAHMDGIENIHNHNIAILRLVEEVPFSRYVYPICTKELLRKSNFVGYNPLVAGWGALRYRRPRRNALMEVQMPVIKNAECKIAYSKFPNAPDVTDGIICAERAQGGKDSCTAVNLEAGVQRSGTMMWADDIYNYQGITPTFAQNFNETVPWEGRTDTLISRIFMFSNQ from the exons atgtatattcacaactatgactattgcattttaggcgcttggccatggatcgttgcattaggttttcgtaatccccgaaacccagacaaaccactatggaagtgcggaggttccctgatatcggctaggcatgttttgaccgcagcacattgtgcacatatggatggaatagaaaacatacacaatcataatattgccattcttagattggtggaggaggtgccattttcga ggtacgtatatcccatttgtacgaaagagctcctgcgaaagagcaacttcgtcggctataacccccttgttgctggatggggagcattaagatata gacgaccacgacgtaatgcattaatggaagtacaaatgccagtgattaagaacgccgaatgcaaaatagcttattccaaatttcctaatgcacctgatgtcactgatggtataatatgcgccgaacgtGCTCAGGGTGGaaaggattcttgtacg gctgttaatctagaggctggagtacaaagaagtggcacaatgatgtgggctgatgacatttataattatcaaggaatcacccctacattcgctcag aattttaatgaaactgtcccttgggaaggaagaactgataccttgatatcacg gatatttatgtttagtaaccagtaa
- the LOC126875975 gene encoding venom serine protease Bi-VSP-like isoform X4, whose amino-acid sequence MYIHNYDYCILGAWPWIVALGFRNPRNPDKPLWKCGGSLISARHVLTAAHCAHMDGIENIHNHNIAILRLVEEVPFSRYVYPICTKELLRKSNFVGYNPLVAGWGALRYRRPRRNALMEVQMPVIKNAECKIAYSKFPNAPDVTDGIICAERAQGGKDSCTADRGGPLLIQHELTSYLIGC is encoded by the exons atgtatattcacaactatgactattgcattttaggcgcttggccatggatcgttgcattaggttttcgtaatccccgaaacccagacaaaccactatggaagtgcggaggttccctgatatcggctaggcatgttttgaccgcagcacattgtgcacatatggatggaatagaaaacatacacaatcataatattgccattcttagattggtggaggaggtgccattttcga ggtacgtatatcccatttgtacgaaagagctcctgcgaaagagcaacttcgtcggctataacccccttgttgctggatggggagcattaagatata gacgaccacgacgtaatgcattaatggaagtacaaatgccagtgattaagaacgccgaatgcaaaatagcttattccaaatttcctaatgcacctgatgtcactgatggtataatatgcgccgaacgtGCTCAGGGTGGaaaggattcttgtacg gctgaccgcggcggaccactgctgatacaacatgaattaacctcgtatttaatag gctgttaa